The genomic stretch TCAACTACATCACCGTGATCAAGCTGGGTCTGCTCCAGCAGACCAATCCCGTGCTGGACGCGGCCCGGCAGTACCTCGCCATCGTCATTCCCGGAATCGCCAGCATCGTCGGCCTGTTTCTGATCCGGCAGGCCTACCTGAGCGTGCCGCTGGAGCTGATCGAGGCCGCCCGCATCGACGGGGCCAGCGAGCTGAAGATCTGGCGGCGCATCATGGTTCCGCTCGCTATGCCGACCATCGCCGCGTTCTCGATCTTCGAGTTCGTCGCGTACTGGAACTCCTTCCTGTGGGCCCGCGTCATGCTGCCCGACAAGAACCTGATGCCGCTGTCGGCCGGGCTGCTGGAACTGTCCGGCACCTTCAGCACGAACAGCCGCGCTGTCATGGCAGGGGCCGTGATCACCATCATCCCGATCCTGATCGTCTTCGCCTTCGGCCAGCGCTACTTCATGAAGGGCCTGGAGGGGGCCGTGAAGGGCTGAGGCCCGTGTCGCGCGCCGGGGGGGCGCGGTGCTGAGCGGCCGAATACGGCGGCCCGACTCCGGAGCATTCGCAGTGGAGTGGACGTCCGGCGCCGTGCGTGCGAGCAGAGCATGGGCCCCG from Deinococcus sp. AB2017081 encodes the following:
- a CDS encoding carbohydrate ABC transporter permease; the encoded protein is MADATLSAAPVTTDAYAAAAAQLKARRRRRERAVNTLAYAVLIVIALIMLYPFYWTLITSLESTGNIYEAKILPAAVSLRNYAEMWRGTTVPFWRLILNSVIVCTLGVTLTVTLATLAAYPLAKMRFPGRDLIFYAILALMVLPNESGLIVNYITVIKLGLLQQTNPVLDAARQYLAIVIPGIASIVGLFLIRQAYLSVPLELIEAARIDGASELKIWRRIMVPLAMPTIAAFSIFEFVAYWNSFLWARVMLPDKNLMPLSAGLLELSGTFSTNSRAVMAGAVITIIPILIVFAFGQRYFMKGLEGAVKG